The Diorhabda carinulata isolate Delta chromosome 12, icDioCari1.1, whole genome shotgun sequence DNA window TTTTCtctatttattgaatttactGGTTTCTCAATTATCTTAATGATCAACGACAACAGTTAATATGGTTTTTATAGAGTCTTTACTGTAGGaatttaaatcataatttaattatattctttaCAAGTTCTACTAGTCAAAGTAATGTTATATGTAATTTGTTACAGATACTACTAATGGACCCCAACTAACAAGTATTTATAACTTCATAAAGCTATCTTTTAGAGATGGCTATACAAACAATGTTCTATCTATTCTTAATGAAGTGCTACAGACAAAGCAATGGGAGCCCAAATTACCACAAATACCTGTACAAAATAAACCCAATATACCTGTTATTAAACCAAGATTGGGAATTGTAGGAATAGAAAGGAGCATTCAAGCAAAACAAAAAGAGACAGATGCTTCTATAAATATGGCATTTCAAGATTTAAATAAACTTATGGCTATGGCAAAAGATATGGTTAATATATCCAGAACAATATCAacgaaaattaaagaaaaacaagGTGATATAACTGAAGATGAAACAGTACGCTTTAAATCTTACTTATTGAGTCTTGGTATTGATGATCCAGTTACTAGGGATTCTTATAAATCTGATAATCAATACTATCAGAGTTTAGCCAAGCAAATTTGTAGTTTTCTACAACCACATCTTGAAGATATGGGAGGCATGATGGCTCTTAGTGATGTCTTCTGTAGAGTCAATAGAGCACGAAGTTTAGAATTACTGTCTCCTGAAGATATATTGAATGCTTGCAAGATCATGGAAAGTTTAAATTTACCATTGAAATTGTACCAGTTTTCATCTGGGGTAATGGTACTACAGTTAAGTAGCTTGGACAGTGCTAGTATTTCAGAAGCTACTGCTACTTTGGTATGTTACACTTACAGTTTACAGTATCTTTATTGCTTAGTCCTATACATAAGTTAGTttcttatatttgaaaataatgggAAATTCtgggaaaaattttaaaacttttcgtatgatttaaaaaatagcagtttagaatttgtatgaaaaaaaaaattctaacaatATAAATGAGGTGCAAAAATTGAATTGGAATATTATCCTTTTTTCACTTGAAAATGGGacttttgttttaaaagatAATGAGCAGGCGGAATACTTATTTGTTTCATGTAAAACTGATTAAGGGGGTTATATAAGATAGGACAGTTTCTGAAATAagattaatattgttttttcaacaaccaacattaaaaaaaaaatgtaaaaaatatttttgaatttataatgtGGATAATAACCTTTTTTAAGTAGAGAGAACATGATTATACTCTTATTTGATCGCAATAAAAAAGAACCTACAGAAGTAAACCtgaattttattaacaatataaaaggTCAAGCAAAAGAAACTAAACAAATAGTCCTTCAGCTCTTATTTATAGTCACAGTCTTGTGAATCATCCTCACATTCGGCATGCAAAATTCCACATGGTTCACTGGCCAGGAatgtcataaaaaattgaagtttttcattttgtattgcAAAGTAACTGCAACGTctgtaaatgttttatttttttcgactTTGACTTTTCAATTCCTTGGAATGGGTTTATATGTTTGccaattttttgtcttttttagtaatcaattcaaatttttttgaattattgttaTGTTGATAGTTTGGTTCCATTTTTATTCTAACCAAGTAAGGTCtgtcttttctaaaaattaactGTTTCATGCCTTCTTTACctataaactttttcaaatctttatcCAGTGCTTTGTAATCTTAAATCAACCAATTTTCTTGAAGTTGTTTTACTGTATCAATTTCCTCGtagatttttatgtattcttGAACATTAAGCAGTACTTCATACTTCTTTAGTCTTTTTTCAAGTCTTCCAAAGACCCTATCCGCTGACAAAAATGAGTGCCCTTTGGCTGGGAAGGTTACTcttatttcttgaaaagaagGAGGAGGATCATTAATTAGCCATAGAGATAATGAATACATTACAGTCAGAATTTATATTACTTCCTAGAAAATGAATCAAAGCGGGTGCAATTTCATTTGCTCCCCTTCCTTCTTGAGTTTTATTCAAAGTGGATAAAAATGGAGAGTGGGTTTCATAATCAGTTATGCAGAAATTATAAAAGGATAATTGTCTTAAGTAATAAGCCTTAACAATTGGCAATTTAGGAAGTTTTTGCACTTGTTGGAGATTGAAACCAATCACCTGTGAATCCAGTTCTTCTCGCTTCATCAATATATTGAATTGTTTTCCCCTTAATTTGTGAATACACTCTTCAGTTAAAATAGTCACTTTCTTGGTAAGATCACAATATTTaagcttattttttttttcgaaagcaaaaactgcatacATATGATGCTGGGCTTCCGAATCCTATgctcaagttttttgaaaatgtattataaaaaagacTGTGTCGAATCTTCAAAGCTTCCTCAACTGTGGAATTGTGATATTGAGACTTACAGGTAAATAGAGTCTCCTGGACTTTTGTCTATTATAGTGCCTTTTTATTCGAACAATGATCTCACCAtctattttctttaatatcctCTCCTAACATTATAGTATGTGTAATTGTATGCAAATCTTTATCCAGTGCTTTGTAATCTTAAATCAACCAATTTTCTTTAAGTTGTTTTACTGTACCAATGTCAGTAATGCTAATTAGCTTTACTGACTACAACTCCTTCAAATTCTATAACTTGccactaaaaaaaaaaaatatatttcactaaatCCTCTAGAAAACAAGTTGTAAACAACACTGAAGTGAAAAATATGTGTGTGGATAAAAGTCTTTTAGAACCTACATCTGATTTCTGATTGTAAAAACTAGAGTGGATAAAGTCTGGTCTGTACCAAATTGCACGTTTATTCATCTGAAGTAATAACATTTTAACATAGGTTTTAAAGCAGATAAAGATCCATTTGAATGATTTGGAGTAGTGGATTAAATTAAAATGCAACTTATGAATGTATCGCCATCCAGAAGcgaaaattgtaaattttggaTAGTATTCCTTTTGCATTTTAGCTCCTCAAATGTTCTATTAGACAAGGGCAGTTTTGAAGTCTCATTGAGTATGTTAAATTGTAACTTTAGGTTAGATGGGCATAAATCATCAATTACCTGTAGTTTGCATTTGGCAAGAGAATTTctagacaccctgtatatgttgacgtttagaaataaaaaaaaacagaaatctCGTTAGTTAAAGTTGGTGGATATGtgttttgatataattaaatgaatatttgaataataaaagttttggGTCTAACACCAAATTGCTAAATTATgtggaaaataatcaaatcttcattataatcattatatttggagtaatatttctattatatcgTAGGTAGAAGAAAAAGAATCACTTTCAGCAGAAGAGTTATCTCAACAATTAGGAATTTCTTTAACATTAGCTAAAGAACGACTACTTACTGCGGAGAGGTATGGCAAATGTTGTAGAGACGACTCTATCGAAGGATTGAGATTTTAccccaatttatttttaactaaagaGGAATAGGTAATATTGTTTgatattctttttaaattattatattctaaataaattaataaaccatattttatcataaattattggaataagttttatttttaacatatttattattgatacaTGATTATGCAAAACAActct harbors:
- the LOC130900128 gene encoding vacuolar protein-sorting-associated protein 36, with protein sequence MNRFKYTSPLLLDGESTVAVENNVRLYDGDQKTSFEGGELIITTHRILWGRPGQIPRGQTCLSLHLSFVVFVEEESPSAFSFSRSRKIILHLAESNDTTNGPQLTSIYNFIKLSFRDGYTNNVLSILNEVLQTKQWEPKLPQIPVQNKPNIPVIKPRLGIVGIERSIQAKQKETDASINMAFQDLNKLMAMAKDMVNISRTISTKIKEKQGDITEDETVRFKSYLLSLGIDDPVTRDSYKSDNQYYQSLAKQICSFLQPHLEDMGGMMALSDVFCRVNRARSLELLSPEDILNACKIMESLNLPLKLYQFSSGVMVLQLSSLDSASISEATATLVEEKESLSAEELSQQLGISLTLAKERLLTAERYGKCCRDDSIEGLRFYPNLFLTKEE